A region of the Portunus trituberculatus isolate SZX2019 chromosome 21, ASM1759143v1, whole genome shotgun sequence genome:
GTCCCGAGATCTTTGGAGAGTGTGCAagtcccctcactcactctctgctCGTGTTTCACTGTCTAAGGATGGGATTACGTTTGTCCCGAACTGTCACAAGTTTTAAAATGGTGACTTTACTGcggcttttcttctctctctctctctctctctctctctctctctctctctctctctctctctctctctctctctatatatatatatatatatatatatatatatatatatatatatatatatatatcattcacttttctcctctctttctgtttccagtattttttttttttttttcttttctgtgattTCCTTTTACAGTATCTTGTTCTCAGGAATCGTTTCTCCgcataaaaataaatgtattgaaTGAAAAGATACATGGAAAATAGTAGTTTGAAACTCTAGGAGGAACAAGTAGTACCACTGGTAAGTATGGAATTGCAGACAATCGGTGGGTGTGTTCATCTGCTGTAACTCGTCCATTACAAAGCCGTACTAACTTTGGTTCACTTTCcagattgaaggaaggaagtggatcAATTTGGAAGAATTTAAGTTACTCCCAGAAGAGGGTCAAAAGGAATTTATCTGGTATGAAATTTTAAGTAGTATATGCTTGTGTACATCTTTATGATCTTTTATTTTTGCCTATGAATTGTTTTAATTCCAttaatatttcattttatcattattcaatattatcattattattgttattattattattatcattattcttattattattattattgttgttatgattattattctatcatcacattattattattattattattattattactattattattattattattattaaataatcttttcattattattattattattattattattattattactattattattattattattattattactattattattattattattattgtgatgcatatcaaaatagtgaagtaaaTATGCATTCCTTTTTTAAGTTACATTGAATAAGCAACTAATTATGGGAATGTAATCTAACATGTTTCAATTGTTCCAGGTAtctaaatgaaaagaagggacTAAAACAAGATAAGCTTATCTGTGACATGGATCCCAAAGAAGATGAAATGTCAATAGATTCAATCAGATATCAGTTTTGGATTCAGTGTCAAGCATTTTCAAAATTTGTCAAACTTTTCAACACAATAACTAGTGATGGGAAGTATCATCTCCCAGATGTGAAAAATCTTGAATGCCTTAAACCTCCtaaggatgaaaacaaaaaatcatcCCCATCAGAAACTGAGTATTATAAAAAATCCTTATCAGACGTGGTggattatataaaaaaagcaaagaaattcATTGAAGAATTACAGAAAGAGATCGAACCTCAGTTAAACTCACGCTTCAAGGATTTTAAAGGTGATCAATAAATTTAGCTGGTAACAAACAAAATCCAGACTTTTTCTCAAAATATTCAAATGGTCCACATGAAAGCTCTCTTAATAAAATGTTCAATGTATCAAGACAGAGCTTCAATTGAGTTAATAAAAAAGCACTCTGAAGTTTTGTTATTATGGAGCTGTATTCATTTCATACAGTGTTGGGTATTATTGTGCACTATAGTTTCAACATTTCCATTCCTTAGTAATGAAGTTGTATTAATTTTGTTgtattgcatttattttccacttgttttagcatttgttgaaaaaaaaaaaatttccagtTTTGATTGTCATGTATTGATTGATACTTTTTTCAGCCATTCAGACTAATGGGAGAGTTGTCAACTATGTTAACATTAATTCTGTGCATCTATGGTTCTATTTgaacaaaagattttatttctaaTACTGTTTTCTTTTGCCATTTATTGCTAAACATTATTTTGTTGGAAAAGTTGTTATATTTCTGAAAACACATTTTGTCAATAAACGACTCACCATCACTGACAGAAAATTTACTGTTGAGGTTTTGTTCACATGTCCCATACATACATGTACATCTATTGTTTGTGAAATGTATCATCAAATACATAATATATTCTAGATACATTCAAGATCTTGGGTATGATATTGTAACAAAAAATGCATTTTTGGTTTACTTTTCTTTGCTTCCAGCAAATATGAGACAAAGATGTAAAAGGAGATGATGTTAAATGGGAGACAATTATAACAAATGTTATGTCCTCTTATATTTACAGAATGTTCAGGTTCATTAATGACTATTTGTGAAATAAACATACTTTTCTCAACTTTTATTTGACACATACATTCCTTAATACTCTGCAATCCTTTTAACATTCACACCTATAGGAAAGACATGTTGATAAGAACTGTCACACTGCCTTCAAAAGTGAGTCCAGTAAAGAAGTAAGCATAgaagccaaggaaaaaaaacactgaggacagaggaggagaaaaggtttTATCAGAAAGAAATGGACATGGAATTAAGGAAATGGTACACAAGGAAAGACCAAGAATAAATGATAGTTAAGAGTGGCATAtacaaatgtaaatgaaatgaacaAATTAAATTGTAGACTACAGTAAGAGTACAACCACCAAATATTACGAGGATTACAGATAATAACTGACCAGTAACTTAGCATTATGAAACATAGAAGGTAGATGTAACATATGGatgaaaaatcataataaagcAAGAAAGGGAATGATGTTATAGCTGAAGAAAGAATATAGCTGAATACTTTATTATATTGTATACATTGTAAGTCCTCAAATAAATACTACAGGCACAAAAATTGTACAAGGCAATAATCTTTTAGAATTTTGTACTCTATTTCAGTTGATTTGTTTTTAACAGTATTTTCTTGAGGGATAAggcacacaacactcactgacTACTGTAAAGCAGATTTCTTATCTCATTAGGAACAGTCCATGAAGAGTCTGTGCTGGTGTCCTCCTCAGCAGGGGCCAATACTGTGTCCCCATCACCTCCCTGATGACCCTG
Encoded here:
- the LOC123506951 gene encoding uncharacterized protein LOC123506951 isoform X1 is translated as MCLLFVFLRGTVPSGQRGPGQQKPLASDIYQTCVDQKGLTDIEGRKWINLEEFKLLPEEGQKEFIWYLNEKKGLKQDKLICDMDPKEDEMSIDSIRYQFWIQCQAFSKFVKLFNTITSDGKYHLPDVKNLECLKPPKDENKKSSPSETEYYKKSLSDVVDYIKKAKKFIEELQKEIEPQLNSRFKDFKGDQ
- the LOC123506951 gene encoding uncharacterized protein LOC123506951 isoform X2 produces the protein MAEIEGRKWINLEEFKLLPEEGQKEFIWYLNEKKGLKQDKLICDMDPKEDEMSIDSIRYQFWIQCQAFSKFVKLFNTITSDGKYHLPDVKNLECLKPPKDENKKSSPSETEYYKKSLSDVVDYIKKAKKFIEELQKEIEPQLNSRFKDFKGDQ